TACTCTTGTTAGGGGAGAGCATGAAAAAGGTGAATTTTCCCCGGGAGTTTCTGCCGGATGGCGTAGATGAGGGAGATTATATCACTTTGGATATCGCCTTGGACGAAGAAGCCAATAAAAAGGCTGAGGAAGAGGCATTGGAGCTCCTTCGGGATTGATGGTAGGAGGCTGTTTTAATGAATAACGTATTCCGCTGGGCAAGTTTGGTGGGCGTACTCATGGCATTTATTTGTGGTCTGTGGCTGCCGCAGATGGCAGAAGCCCGTTCCAGCCAGAGCCACGAATTAAATTATTTTCAGACCAGTAAGGTAAAAATAGCAGGTGCAAGCGCCCTGCGTATCGAAATAGGTATGACAGGAGAGGAACCCAAGTATACCGTTAAGGATTCCCTCCTGCGCAAACAGGTAGTGATTACTCTGCCGGAAAC
The Selenomonas ruminantium AC2024 DNA segment above includes these coding regions:
- a CDS encoding DUF3006 domain-containing protein, which encodes MISAYIDRYEGELAVLLLGESMKKVNFPREFLPDGVDEGDYITLDIALDEEANKKAEEEALELLRD